The Streptomyces avermitilis MA-4680 = NBRC 14893 genome contains a region encoding:
- a CDS encoding lasso peptide biosynthesis B2 protein, with protein MSGQLTLEPSTAIPWNQRPAALVTVTAARLLARVSPRRLRQVLELASRGARPADLPQALQARNAVVSVSVTIAGPRCLERSIATALLCRLGGTWPQWCTGVTTRPFAAHAWVAVDGDAVGEDPDAVTDFHLVMSVPARR; from the coding sequence ATGAGCGGCCAGCTGACTCTCGAACCGTCCACCGCCATTCCGTGGAACCAGCGCCCCGCCGCCCTAGTCACCGTGACCGCCGCCCGACTGCTGGCGCGCGTATCGCCGCGACGCCTGCGTCAGGTCCTCGAACTCGCGAGCCGGGGCGCTCGTCCGGCCGATCTGCCCCAGGCGCTGCAAGCCCGCAACGCCGTGGTGTCCGTCAGCGTCACCATCGCCGGGCCTCGCTGCCTGGAGCGTTCCATCGCCACTGCGCTACTGTGCCGCCTGGGCGGCACCTGGCCACAATGGTGCACTGGCGTGACCACTCGACCCTTCGCCGCGCACGCCTGGGTCGCCGTGGACGGTGACGCGGTCGGCGAGGACCCTGACGCCGTCACCGACTTCCACCTGGTGATGTCCGTCCCGGCCCGCCGATGA
- a CDS encoding lasso peptide biosynthesis PqqD family chaperone gives MMNFALAPEVSVTDTEHGTVLLDERTGRYWLLNGTGALALRALLDGTSPQGVVASLCQRFPDAGTAQVEQDVDNLLHALRTAKVAAS, from the coding sequence ATGATGAACTTTGCCCTGGCACCTGAAGTGTCTGTCACCGACACCGAGCACGGTACGGTCTTGCTCGACGAACGCACCGGCCGCTACTGGCTGCTCAACGGCACGGGCGCCCTGGCCCTGCGCGCCCTGCTTGACGGTACGTCCCCCCAAGGCGTCGTTGCCAGCCTGTGTCAACGTTTCCCCGACGCCGGAACCGCCCAGGTCGAGCAGGACGTCGACAACCTGCTGCACGCCCTGCGCACCGCCAAGGTGGCCGCGTCATGA
- a CDS encoding asparagine synthase-related protein → MVTAVGPHRVALLGRTTADADVLTRRLRDVRSVRDLDGLAATAAGSFHLVASVNGEVRVQGTLSAACQIYYATVAGVTLAADRPQALADRIGADIDEDQVALALLSPFGPPWPLSERSLWRGVCSPPTGHCLEIGRDGTGRTRQWWTAPDPDRPLGNGDMIRQALAEAVATCTAGQEVVSADLSGGLDSTSLCFLADADRHDAHLVTVHYQALGRSSDDRYWARQAEAALPGARHLLVGPGQAPDWYAPLAHAVHDREGPLTFVRSRATTEHLARLAAAHGSRRHLQGIGGDELFHPSPMALHALVRRHPLAALPHLRALRSMRRWPLTTTARTLASAPSYTQWLAACSNFPADRHDWGAGADWEPLPKLPPWATPHAAATVRRQLLAALAATPQPLATLPVQHEMIRLTRINGNATRRNSHIGAHTGVTFHAPFTDDRVLEAILAVRLEDRVALGQFKPMLGTALRSIVPAGLLSRTTKGDASAELYAGLRRRRGELLKLMDDSHLVRMGFVDADVLRTVLRGLHADTRPLMPLDSTLACELWLRTLSPADTARATAVPVPSPRTVKEI, encoded by the coding sequence ATGGTCACCGCTGTGGGCCCGCATCGCGTGGCTCTGCTCGGCCGCACCACCGCGGACGCAGACGTCCTCACCCGGCGGCTGCGCGACGTCCGGTCGGTCCGCGACCTCGACGGCCTAGCCGCAACAGCCGCTGGAAGCTTCCACCTCGTGGCGTCGGTAAACGGAGAGGTGCGCGTCCAGGGCACGCTCTCAGCGGCGTGTCAGATCTACTACGCCACGGTCGCCGGAGTGACCCTGGCCGCCGACCGCCCCCAGGCACTGGCCGACCGGATCGGGGCCGACATCGACGAGGATCAGGTGGCACTGGCACTGCTCTCGCCCTTCGGGCCGCCGTGGCCTCTGAGCGAGCGGAGCCTGTGGCGTGGCGTGTGCTCACCCCCGACCGGGCACTGCCTTGAGATCGGCAGGGACGGCACGGGGCGTACCCGCCAATGGTGGACTGCGCCGGATCCGGACCGCCCCCTGGGCAACGGCGACATGATCCGACAGGCGCTGGCCGAGGCGGTGGCGACCTGTACCGCGGGCCAGGAGGTCGTGAGTGCCGACCTGTCCGGCGGCCTGGACTCCACCAGCCTGTGCTTCCTGGCCGACGCCGACCGCCACGACGCCCACCTGGTGACGGTCCACTACCAGGCGCTGGGCCGGTCCAGCGACGATCGGTACTGGGCCCGCCAGGCCGAGGCCGCTTTGCCGGGCGCCCGGCACCTTCTGGTCGGCCCCGGTCAAGCCCCGGACTGGTACGCGCCTCTCGCCCACGCCGTCCATGACCGAGAAGGCCCCCTGACGTTCGTACGGTCCCGCGCGACCACCGAGCACTTGGCCCGGCTTGCCGCAGCGCACGGCTCGCGACGTCACCTCCAAGGCATTGGCGGTGACGAGCTCTTCCACCCTAGCCCGATGGCTCTGCACGCCCTCGTCCGACGGCATCCTCTCGCCGCCCTGCCACACTTGCGCGCCCTGCGCTCCATGCGCCGCTGGCCCCTGACTACAACCGCCCGTACCCTCGCCTCTGCACCCTCATACACGCAGTGGCTGGCCGCCTGCAGCAACTTCCCTGCCGACAGGCACGATTGGGGAGCCGGAGCAGACTGGGAGCCACTGCCGAAACTCCCGCCCTGGGCCACCCCGCACGCCGCGGCGACCGTCCGGCGTCAACTCCTCGCCGCCCTCGCAGCCACACCTCAGCCGCTGGCCACCCTGCCCGTCCAGCACGAGATGATCCGGCTCACCCGCATCAACGGCAATGCCACCCGCCGCAACTCCCATATCGGCGCCCATACCGGCGTCACTTTCCACGCACCCTTCACCGACGACCGGGTCCTGGAGGCCATTCTGGCGGTACGGCTGGAGGACCGGGTGGCCCTGGGCCAGTTCAAGCCCATGCTCGGCACGGCCCTGCGCAGCATCGTCCCCGCCGGCCTGCTCAGCCGCACGACCAAGGGCGACGCCAGCGCCGAGCTCTACGCGGGACTGCGCCGTCGGCGCGGCGAGCTCCTCAAGCTCATGGACGACTCCCATCTGGTCCGCATGGGCTTCGTCGACGCCGACGTCCTGCGCACCGTCCTGCGCGGCCTGCACGCCGACACCCGGCCCCTGATGCCCCTGGACTCCACCCTCGCCTGCGAATTGTGGCTGCGCACCCTGTCCCCGGCTGACACCGCCCGGGCCACCGCCGTGCCCGTTCCCTCCCCTCGAACCGTCAAGGAAATATGA
- a CDS encoding lasso RiPP family leader peptide-containing protein, protein MTAETSYETPILTEIGDFADVTRATYRGFWVDFLGGWWF, encoded by the coding sequence ATGACCGCAGAGACCTCGTACGAGACGCCCATACTCACTGAGATCGGTGACTTCGCCGACGTCACCCGCGCCACCTACCGCGGCTTCTGGGTGGATTTCCTCGGCGGCTGGTGGTTCTGA
- a CDS encoding DUF4158 domain-containing protein, which translates to MAFLTDEQRRNYGTFNQVPDDGQLAGYFLLDRDARRRAMTCRGARSQLGYAVQLGTVRFLGTFLDNPEDAPAEVVAYVAEQLGHPGSVLAGYGAERTRWDHQIAIKDAYGYRDLKGDAWWKLRDGD; encoded by the coding sequence GTGGCGTTCTTGACCGACGAACAGCGCCGTAACTACGGCACGTTCAACCAGGTGCCCGACGACGGGCAGCTCGCCGGCTACTTCCTGCTGGACCGCGACGCCCGGCGGCGGGCGATGACCTGCCGGGGCGCGAGGTCACAGCTCGGCTACGCCGTCCAGCTCGGCACCGTGCGGTTCCTGGGCACCTTCCTGGACAACCCCGAGGACGCGCCCGCCGAAGTCGTCGCCTACGTCGCCGAGCAACTCGGCCACCCGGGATCGGTGCTCGCCGGGTACGGCGCCGAGCGCACCCGCTGGGACCACCAGATCGCCATCAAGGACGCCTACGGCTATCGGGATCTGAAGGGCGACGCCTGGTGGAAGCTCCGGGACGGTGACTGA
- a CDS encoding ISL3 family transposase, with the protein MFPHLEGVLVEEVSPEGGVLHIVARTVESVPVPCPDCATPSVRRHSGYQRRLADGAVGGRQVSIELTVRRLFCDDQRCARVTFAEQVDGLTVRYGRRTPQLRCLLSAIAVALAGRAGERLAARLPVPVSRTTLLALVMALPDPYAETPRVLGVDEFATRKGHKYGTVLVDCETHAPIDLLPDRESATFAAWLTDHPGVEIICRDRGGAFADGARTGAPDAVQVADLWHLWHNLAETVKSLVSKHSSCLREPALASESPPEVLHPPLSHAGRLAERARRHHAAVHDLLGQGLTIRAVARRLELSRNTVRRYARAVTWEELATGRWQNLPSTLDPYKSYLHQRWHEGHTSGAKLHAELRERGFTGSYSVVRDYLRRFRRTSGDRPPPARPPGVRKVTGWITRNPDRMNDDDQQKLKAILARCPELEAATGHVRSFAAMMAIRSASRLPEWIATARADEHHGLRGFADGLLADLDAVILGLSTEWSSGCVEGRVTDIKLLKRQMAGRAGLPLLRKRVLLVAADRRQHRVTNQTAH; encoded by the coding sequence ATGTTTCCGCACCTCGAAGGGGTGCTGGTGGAAGAAGTGAGCCCCGAGGGTGGGGTGTTGCACATTGTGGCAAGAACCGTGGAGTCGGTTCCGGTGCCGTGCCCGGACTGCGCAACGCCCTCGGTGCGACGGCACAGCGGATACCAGCGCCGTCTCGCCGACGGTGCGGTCGGCGGCCGTCAGGTGTCCATCGAGCTGACCGTCCGCCGCCTGTTCTGCGACGACCAGAGATGTGCACGGGTGACCTTTGCCGAGCAGGTCGACGGGCTGACCGTGCGGTATGGGCGTCGGACGCCGCAGCTGCGGTGCTTGTTGAGCGCGATCGCGGTGGCCCTGGCCGGCCGGGCCGGAGAGCGCCTCGCGGCCCGGCTGCCGGTGCCTGTCAGCCGCACTACCCTGCTGGCCCTGGTCATGGCCCTGCCCGATCCGTACGCCGAGACGCCCCGGGTGCTAGGGGTCGATGAGTTCGCCACCCGCAAAGGCCACAAGTACGGCACCGTGCTGGTCGACTGCGAGACCCATGCTCCCATCGACCTGCTGCCCGACCGGGAGTCGGCGACGTTCGCAGCGTGGCTGACCGACCACCCCGGAGTGGAGATCATCTGCCGTGACCGGGGCGGCGCCTTCGCAGACGGTGCCCGCACCGGGGCCCCAGATGCCGTCCAGGTCGCAGATCTCTGGCACCTCTGGCACAACCTCGCCGAGACCGTGAAGTCCCTGGTCAGCAAGCACAGTTCCTGCCTTCGTGAACCCGCCCTCGCCTCGGAGTCACCCCCTGAAGTCCTGCACCCGCCGCTCTCCCACGCAGGCCGGCTGGCCGAGCGGGCCCGGCGGCACCACGCCGCCGTGCACGATCTCCTCGGCCAGGGCCTCACCATCCGGGCCGTCGCCCGCCGCCTGGAGCTGTCCCGCAACACCGTCCGCCGCTATGCCCGCGCCGTCACCTGGGAGGAACTGGCCACCGGCCGCTGGCAGAACCTCCCCAGCACTCTGGACCCCTACAAGTCCTATCTGCACCAGCGGTGGCACGAGGGCCACACCAGCGGTGCCAAGCTCCACGCCGAACTCCGTGAGCGCGGCTTCACGGGGTCCTACTCCGTCGTCCGCGACTACCTCCGGCGCTTCCGCCGAACGTCGGGCGACCGTCCGCCCCCAGCGCGGCCGCCCGGGGTCCGCAAGGTGACCGGCTGGATCACCCGGAACCCCGACCGCATGAACGACGACGACCAGCAGAAACTCAAGGCCATCCTGGCCCGCTGCCCCGAACTCGAAGCGGCCACCGGACATGTCCGGTCCTTCGCCGCGATGATGGCCATCCGCAGCGCGAGCCGACTGCCCGAATGGATCGCCACCGCCCGCGCCGACGAGCACCACGGCCTGCGCGGCTTCGCCGATGGCCTGCTGGCCGACCTCGACGCCGTCATCCTCGGACTGAGCACGGAATGGAGCTCGGGCTGCGTCGAGGGCAGAGTCACGGACATCAAGCTGCTCAAGCGGCAGATGGCAGGCCGAGCCGGACTCCCCCTGCTCCGCAAGCGCGTCCTTCTCGTCGCCGCCGACCGCCGACAACACAGAGTTACGAACCAGACGGCTCACTGA